Sequence from the Cydia splendana unplaced genomic scaffold, ilCydSple1.2 scaffold_132_ctg1, whole genome shotgun sequence genome:
gagaaaaaaaaaaaaaaaaaaaaacctaacctaacctatagacCAGCATCAATATGGCTTTATGCCACAAAAAAGCACAGAGGACTCCCTCTACGATCTAGTAAAAGTGCTGAAACAACATATAATAGGAAAGCGAATAGCTATACTGATCTCACTGGACGTAGAGGGAGCCTTTGACAACGCTTGGTGGCCAAAAATGAAGGCTGAGATAGCAGCAAGAAAGTGCCCTGGTAACCTACAAAGGGTTttgagctcttatttggaaggCAGGAGTATACAAATTAATTATGCCGGTGAAGTATTGGAGAAAACTCAAACACGCGGATGTGTGCAAGGCTCTATTGCCGGACCGACTTTATGGAACGTTATACTTGACCCACTCATTAGACACTTCACGCAATCAAACGACGTTCACTGCCAAGCTTTCGCCGATGACGTAGTGCTCGTGATAGCCGGGGAAAAATTGACAGAACTAACTCAAATAACTGATAAAGCGCTAGACTGGGTCCACAAGTGGGGTCTAGAAAACAAGCTGAACTTCTCGCCGGCAAAAACGAACGCTATGATTCTGACGCGAAAGCATATCGACAAAAAAGGCATCCAACTCAAAATGAACGGCACTGTGATCCCGATAGTTAAAGACTTCAAACTGCTTGGTATACAACTCGACGACGGGCTGACATTCAACAATCACGTGACCCTTATGTGCAAAAAGCTGGTAACCTTTTACCAACGATTAGAAAGAGCTGCACGGGTTACGTGGGGGTTGAATCCCAGTGTCCAGAAAACAATATACCAAGCAGTTGTCGAACCAATAGCACTATACGCTGCAAGTGTGTGGGCGCCTGCAACAGAAAAACTGGAAATCTGTAAAAAATTGAAAGCTACACAAAGAGGATTTGCGCGACGTATATGTAAGGCTTACAGGACAGTTGCATTGCTACCCGCCCTCGCTGTTGCAGGCTTGCTCCCACTGGACTTGAGAGTTCAAGAAGCTGCCCGTCTTTACTGCATAAAAAGAGGAAGCCCTCTATTGCAGCTGCCAGACAGAGAATACGAGGCTCGGGTGCCATATACAAATACTCCTCATCCTGTGGACCTGGCCCCGCTTACCTTTGAAAAGGTCGAAGACCTGTCAGAGGAAACCGTGGCCAAATACCAAATTGAAGGGCTTCGTATTTTCACAGACGGCAGTAAAATAGAGGGAAAGGTCGGTGCGGCAATAACTGCGTGGAGAAATGACGAAGAAATAAGACAGTGCACTTTCCGGTTGGAAACCTACTGCAGTGTGTTCCAGTCGGAGCTTCTCGCGATTCTGAAGGCAGGCGAATTGGCAGCAAAATTAAAAGACACTACAATTAACATCTTTAGTGACAGCATGTCATCACTACAAGCTATAGAGAATCAGACGTGCCTCCACCCGCTTGTCTTCCGAATCAGGGAGCAAATATATGCACTGCAAAAAAGCGGAACAACCGTACGGCTATTCTGGTTGAGAGCTCACTGTGGCACGGTGGGCAACGAACGGGCTGATGAATTAGCTAAATATGCAGCTCTTCGGAAGAAAACAAAAGCTGCGTATGATTTGTTTCCAACCTCATACGCCAAGCGGACCATCAGGGAGGAAACGCTGTataaatggtcaaaaatatataaagagtTAACAAAAGAAAAGCAAATAGCAGATTTCCTCCCTGATGCAACGTCGGCGTATAGGTATGCAACAAGTCATACACCAGATAATTTGCTCACACAAGTGATCACTGGACATGGCGGAACGGGCTACTATCTACACCGTTTCAAAGTAAAGAACAACCCGTCATGCCCATGTGACCCCAACATAATCGAAACAACAAAACATGTACTCACAGAATGTCCACGATTTGAGGAGCTCCGATTAAACACCGaactaaaattaaatgaaaaaattataagatgtaatttCAATATACTATTGGTCGATAAGTCCACCCACGAAACGTTTGCCAAATACTGCAAGACAATAATTCGGAAAGTATGTATCCAAAACGGCAGCACAGCTCCATGGGCAAGAAAGcataaatgataataataatggAAGTAATAgggcatttctcaggagggccatttttacgtgtccggggcaataaatgattgaatttactgttcaataaatctgaattaatttaggcatgatcttcagcctatgttctgtctgggacactatcaaattatttatttattatttatataatacaaggaaaaaaaattcaaatgccaaaaatgatgttcggtgggagtgtcccgcacccagattttatgaaacaaaaaattattactcaagatggggcattagatcgcAGTTATTATGGATAAtcacgcataaggtattagttaacttatcatattctttatatcacaataatgtgtttgctcaactcattgaataaaaccaaatttacgatgtgtcccgggctagtgcctgatttcggtgtaatttgcaaaacatgtcggtactccttcaaagttgtaaaccaggaactcagtgtctcaaacatagtatgctttagttgtgccttaaccgttgaatagagtagaggtacagtcacagtatattaaagtgattttttaaaggtttcaccgtccttcggtgggtttggttctatgtttttttgagatcggtggtgcaatttactccgaaagtttcagtgcatttatcgttatgcaagtgcttaagaaatcctcgaaagtacgtaaatccatcattattacatctcctctgtatcactcatgctatttctctaattgctaaaaagcgattaattttgacatcactggtgttgatttccttggattcggtggattttttgaccaccgatatcaaaaaagtgatcactgaattcaaatcctgctttgtaTACTAgcttgttgtactaatttatcacacctaaaaagtgcaagatacgttgtataaacgtaaaattatgtttgtaagtaaattaagtcataataggtacaaaaattcactagtttactatgagtagttttttaaaccagacgtgtgttgaaacttgtagacccaatgtttctttctctgtcttgatgttctcttcaaaccaatgaagtaaattatgttaattgtcctctgtatcacctgaggccctacacctcgataactttaaacgtgtcagccatgttaaatgaatgcagatcccacttcttttacaataacttgtgtatgtaagtattatGCACCCAAGGGACgggatgttcagaacaagggattaaaaagaaagtggccttctaatgtcgagatcgcttcaaaggcactgagcgtaccttactgatcgatatttctaaaggatagccatagacacaaattgaacatagcaaatgttttaacaatcctcaatgtcttacgtctttatgtctaaatataggagttacaaattagctcaagtgtttcagaatgctggagatctccagcaccctccACCCACCccgaaattgaaattgaaattgaaattgaaattgaaattgaaattgaaattgaaattgaaattgaaattgaaattgaaattgaaattgaaattgaaattgaaattgaaattgaaattgaaattgaaattgaaattgaaattgaaattgaaattgaaattgaaattgaaattgaaattgaaattgaaattgaaattgaaattgaaattgaaattgaaattgaaattgaaattgaaattgaaattgaaattgaaattgaaattgaaattgaaattgaaattgaaattgaaattgaaattgaaattgaaattgaaattgaaattgaaattgaaattgaaattgaaattgaaattgaaattgaaattgaaattgaaattgaaattgaaattgaaattgaaattgaaattgaaattgaaattgaaattgaaattgaaattgaaattgaaattgaaattgaaattgaaattgaaattgaaattgaaattgaaattgaaattgaaattgaaattgaaattgaaattgaaattgaaattgaaattgaaattgaaattgaaattgaaattgaaattgaaattgaaattgaaattgaaattgaaattgaaattgaaattgaaattgaaattgaaattgaaattgaaattgaaattgaaattgaaattgaaattgaaattgaaattgaaattgaaattgaaattgaaattgaaattgaaattgaaattgaaattgaaattgaaattgaaattgaaattgaaattgaaattgaaattgaaattgaaattgaaattgaaattgaaattgaaattgaaattgaaattgaaattgaaattgaaattgaaattgaaattgaaattgaaattgaaattgaaattgaaattgaaattgaaattgaaattgaaattgaaattgaaattgaaattgaaattgaaattgaaattgaaattgaaattgaaattgaaattgaaattgaaatttaaattaaattataacattacattacattacattaatacATTACATGTGTTAGTAACAGTGTGAAATCATTAAATTAATGTTCCTACAACtaaggttagtatatatacaggaCATCACAGACTTTCTACATACAGTATATTGGCTTGCCTGTCAGTACATGTATCATATTACAATGGTTTATGTACTGACAGTCAAACCTTGACGCAAATGCCCTCAGGATAATGTTAGAGCTGTCCCGCACCCTACGCGACAGGGATGTGCACCGCTTCCGCATTGTGGTGTAGAAACAGTCTACCCTAGCTTCAGCAAACATCCCCGATGCGCTGCAGTAGCGAGACAGCCCCATCATCATCCTGAAGGCATTGTTGTACTGTACACGGAGGGCGTTGTACTG
This genomic interval carries:
- the LOC134805513 gene encoding uncharacterized protein LOC134805513, with translation MPQKSTEDSLYDLVKVLKQHIIGKRIAILISLDVEGAFDNAWWPKMKAEIAARKCPGNLQRVLSSYLEGRSIQINYAGEVLEKTQTRGCVQGSIAGPTLWNVILDPLIRHFTQSNDVHCQAFADDVVLVIAGEKLTELTQITDKALDWVHKWGLENKLNFSPAKTNAMILTRKHIDKKGIQLKMNGTVIPIVKDFKLLGIQLDDGLTFNNHVTLMCKKLVTFYQRLERAARVTWGLNPSVQKTIYQAVVEPIALYAASVWAPATEKLEICKKLKATQRGFARRICKAYRTVALLPALAVAGLLPLDLRVQEAARLYCIKRGSPLLQLPDREYEARVPYTNTPHPVDLAPLTFEKVEDLSEETVAKYQIEGLRIFTDGSKIEGKVGAAITAWRNDEEIRQCTFRLETYCSVFQSELLAILKAGELAAKLKDTTINIFSDSMSSLQAIENQTCLHPLVFRIREQIYALQKSGTTVRLFWLRAHCGTVGNERADELAKYAALRKKTKAAYDLFPTSYAKRTIREETLYKWSKIYKELTKEKQIADFLPDATSAYRLKSLGEEIPPCLTPHSNLYGSEYAFDHLTTLTWLIYQNLKRR